From the genome of Nicotiana sylvestris chromosome 2, ASM39365v2, whole genome shotgun sequence, one region includes:
- the LOC104240441 gene encoding ultraviolet-B receptor UVR8 — protein MASRTAVIAWGSGEDGQLGIGNNEEKEWVCTIKALKSSEKVSSIVAGSRNSLAICEDGKLFTWGWNQRGTLGHPPETKTENIPSQVKALSNVKIVQAAIGGWHCLAVDDQGRAYAWGGNEYGQCGEEPERKDDTGRPIKRDIIIPKRCASKLSVRQVAAGGTHSVVLTKEGQVWTWGQPWPPGDIKQISTPVRVQGLASVRLIAVGAFHNLALLDDGVLMAWGNNEYGQLGTGDTQPRSQPIAVQGLSGLTLVDIAAGGWHSAALTDEGEVYGWGRGEHGRLGFGDDKSSKMVPQKVQLLAGENIVQVSCGGTHSVALTHDGRMFSFGRGDHGRLGYGRKVTTGHPSEVPINIPPPSDVSSTEGGRWCAKLVACGGRHTLAIVEWQAESE, from the exons ATGGCTTCCAGAACCGCCGTCATCGCTTG GGGCTCTGGAGAAGATGGTCAATTGGGTATTGGAAATAATGAAGAGAAAGAATGGGTTTGTACTATTAAAGCTCTTAAGTCCTCTGAGAAAGTTTCTTCTATTGTTGCTGGCAGTAGAAACTCTCTTGCTATTTGTGAAGATGGCAAA TTGTTTACATGGGGTTGGAATCAAAGAGGGACCTTGGGACACCCACCTGAGACCAAAACTGAGAACATTCCTAGTCAGGTTAAAGCTCTTTCCAATGTCAAAATTGTTCAG GCGGCGATTGGTGGCTGGCATTGTTTGGCTGTGGATGATCAAGGCAGGGCTTATGCTTGGG GTGGTAATGAGTATGGACAATGTGGTGAAGAACCGGAAAGGAAAGATGACACTGGAAGGCCTATTAAGAGAGATATCATCATCCCTAAGCGTTGTGCCTCTAAGCTATCTGTTCGTCAG GTAGCTGCTGGTGGTACACACTCTGTTGTTCTTACAAAGGAGGGACAAGTATGGACATGGGGTCAACCATGGCCTCCTGGTGACAT AAAGCAAATTTCTACTCCTGTCCGTGTGCAAGGTCTTGCAAGTGTGAGATTGATTGCCGTAGGAGCCTTTCATAACTTGGCACTTCTTGATGATGGAGTTTTAATGGCATGGGGTAATAACGAGTATGGGCAACTTGGAACTGGTGATACCCAGCCAAGATCACAACCCATTGCTGTTCAAGGGCTATCTGGTCTCACTTTG GTTGATATTGCTGCTGGAGGATGGCATTCTGCAGCTTTGACAGATGAGGGAGAG GTTTATGGCTGGGGAAGAGGGGAACATGGTAGACTTGGATTTGGAGATGACAAGAGTAGTAAAATGGTGCCGCAGAAGGTTCAGCTTTTAGCTGGGGAGAACATTGTTCAG GTATCATGTGGGGGCACCCACTCTGTTGCATTAACACATGATGGTCGTATGTTTTCT TTCGGGCGTGGAGACCATGGACGACTAGGATATGGTAGAAAGGTGACAACTGGCCACCCATCAGAAGTTCCGATAAATATTCCACCTCCAAGTGATGTCAGCAGCACTGAAGGAGGGCGTTGGTGTGCTAAACTCGTTGCTTGTGGTGGCCGCCATACTCTGGCGATTGTGGAGTGGCAGGCAGAATCCGAATAG
- the LOC104240443 gene encoding membrane protein PM19L-like — protein MANGRGGRSLMGPFLVINFVVYLIVLGLAGWSLDKYIDGEQNHPHLGGNPSTSFMLMFALIGGVMGASSMLAGFVHLRKWTTQTLTSAASSAIISWAITALAFGLVCKQIIMGGHRGKRLQTLEALITIAMVSQLLYILLLHAGIFRSRYGPVYGSYGPQH, from the exons ATGGCGAACGGAAGGGGTGGCAGAAGCCTAATGGGACCATTCTTGGTCATAAACTTTGTAGTTTATTTAATAGTACTAGGACTTGCTGGCTGGTCACTTGATAAATACATCGATGGCGAACAAAATCACCCTC ATTTAGGAGGGAATCCATCAACAAGTTTTATGTTGATGTTTGCATTGATTGGTGGAGTCATGGGTGCTTCCTCTATGCTGGCGGGGTTTGTTCATCTCAGAAAATGGACTACTCAAACTTTGACTAGTGCTGCTTCTTCAGCTATCATCTCTTGGGCCATTACTGCTCTTGCTTTTGG TCTAGTTTGCAAGCAGATAATAATGGGAGGGCACAGAGGAAAACGCCTG caaactttggaagccttGATTACCATAGCAATGGTGAGTCAATTGCTGTATATACTGTTGCTGCACGCCGGCATTTTCCGCAGCAGGTACGGGCCTGTTTATGGTTCCTATGGGCCTCAGCACTAG